In the Nocardioides marmotae genome, ACCATCGTCTCCATGCGGGAGAGGGTGTCGCGCGGGCCGTTGGAGTGCAGGGTGCAGATCGAGCCGTCGTGACCGGTGTTCATCGCCTGGAGCATGTCCAGCGCGGAGGCGTCGCGGACCTCGCCGACGATGATCCGGTCCGGCCGCATGCGCAGGCTGTTGCGGACCAGGTCGCGGATGTGCACCGCGCCCTTGCCCTCGATGTTGGCCGGCCGCGACTCCAGCCGCACCACGTGGTCCTGCTTGAGCTGGAGCTCGGCGGCGTCCTCGATCGTCACGATCCGCTCGTCGGAGGGGATGAAGGAGGAGAGCACGTTGAGGGTGGTGGTCTTGCCGGCGCCGGTGCTGCCCGAGACGATGATGTTGAGCCGCCCGCGCACGCAGGCGTCGAGGAAGTCGCGGGTCTGCGGGGTCAGCGACCCGAACCGGACCAGGTCCTCGGCCGTCAGCGGGTCGGTGGCGAACTTGCGGATCGTCAGCGCCGAGCCGTCGACCGCCAGGGGCGGGACCACGGCGTTGACGCGGCTGCCGTCGGGCAGGCGCGCGTCGACCATCGGGCTGGACTCGTCCACGCGCCGGCCGATGCGGGAGACGATCTTGTCGATGGTCCGCCGCAGGTGCGCCTCGTCGAGGAAGTGGGCGTCGGCCGGCTGCAGCCGCCCGCTCTTCTCCAGCCAGATCGAGCTGTGGCCGTTGACCATGACCTCCGAGACGTCCGGGTCGCGCAGGAACGGCTGGATCGGCCCGTAGCCGAGGATGTCGTCGCTGATCTCCTGGGTGACCCGCGCGCGGTCGCTGCTGCTCAGGGGTCGGTCCTGGGAGGAGAGGACGTCGGCGAGGACGGTGCGGACCCGCTGGTCGAGCTCGTCCTGGTCCATGTCGGCGTCGTAGAGGTGCGGGCCGAGCTCCTGGAGCAGCTCGGCGTGGACGCTGGCCTTGAGCTCCTCGATGCGGTCGGTCTGCGACGCGCCGAGGGTACGACGCGGCGCGGGGTCGGGCTTGCGGCCTGCGGGAGCGGGGGAGAGGGCCGGGGCGACGGCCGGGTCGGTCGCGACGTCGGCCGCGGTCGGGCCGGCGTCGGTGCCGGGGGAGCCGGCCGCGTCGGCGCGGCGGGCGGCGGCCAGGCGTTCGGACAGGGAGCTCATCTGGTCACCTCCGGAGGCGGAACCGGCGGGCGGGCTTCTCGCTCTCCGCCGGCGGGTCCTCCAGGGAGGACGCGGCGGCGGAGCGCGGGGCCGCGACCGTGTCGCCCGCCAGACGGGCGGCGAGGGCGCGGATGGCGGTGCTCGACTGGTGGGCCGGGTTCTCCAGCACGATCGGGGTGCCGGCGTTGGTCGCGGCGGCGATGTCGATGGAGCTCTCGACCTGGGCGGCGACCCCCATGCCGAGGATGGCCTCGACCTTGTCGGGCCCGATGCCGACCGCGTCGTCGGCGCGGTTGAGCAGCAGGTGGCGGTGGCCGCGCGCGATGTCGAGCATCTCCAGCGTCTCGAGCGCCACCTTGACGTTCTTCAGCGTGGGGACGTCGAGGGTCGCGACGATCACGCACTCGTCGGTCTCGTCCAGGGCGGTCAGCGTCTGCTCGTCGAAGGCCGGGGCGGTGTCGACGACGACGTGGTCGAAGGTCTCGCGCAGGGTGCGCAGGACCCGGGTGACCAGGGCCGCGGTGATCCGGTCGCGCACGTCGGGGTGCGCGGGCGCGGCGAGCACCATCAGCGACTCCTGGTGCCGGGTCAGCAGCCCCTCGAGCATGGCGGCGTCGAGGGAGTCCTCGGCGCCGACGGCGTGCTCGATGGAGTGGGTGGGGAAGAGCTGCATGGTGATCGCGACGTCGCCGAAGCCGAGGTCGAGGTCGACCAGGCAGACCTTGCGGGCGCCCTGCTCGGTCAGGGCCAGCGCGAGGTTGACCGCCATCGTGGTCTTGCCGACGCCGCCCTTGGGGGAGAAGACGGTGACCACGCGGCCGACGTGCGCGGCGCCGGTGGGGCCGCGGAGCGCGAGGTGCAGCTGGTAGGCGCGGTCGACGGCCGCCTCGAGCGCCGGGACGTCGGCGGTCTGGACGACGTCGCGGGCGCCGGCCTTCATCGCCCCGGCCAGGGTCGCGGTGTCGAGCTCGTCGCGGACGAGCACGACGCTGACGGTCGGCCGGGTGGTGCGCAGCCCCTCGCACACCGCGACGGTGTCGGCCAGCGCGAGGTGGGGGCCCAGCACGACGACGTACTCGTCGGTGTGCTGGGTCAGCCACCCGTGCATCCGGTCGACCGACAAGACGCCCTGGGCGCCGGCGGGGAGCCCGGCCAGGAGCGCGCCGAGGGTGGCGTTCTCGGGATCGACGACGACAGGCACGCCGGTTACCGGAAGAGGTTCTGGTTGGTCACCGCGGGGCCGGGGCGCACGGTGGTGCCCTCGCCGACGAGCGCGAAGGCGAGCTCGCCGTTGCCCTGGGCGAACATCACCCGCTCGGCCTGCTCCTGGCTCAGGGCGAGGGTGATGAGGGTGCGGGGCAGCTGCTCGACGGTCTGCTGGCCGGTCTGGTCGGTGGTCGTCGTCGAGACCGGGGTGGTCGAGCCGACCGCGAGGACGGTGGCCCGGGGCAGCAGCAGCCGGGTGAAGGGCTGGCCGCTGGTCGGGTCGGCGCCGTTGAAGAAGACCGCCACCTGCGAGCCGGGGTTGACGAAGCCGGCGACGCGGGCGGTGTCGGTGAGGTTGACCGTCGCGGTGACCTGCCCCTTCTGCAGCTGCAGGCCGGTGTCGGCCGACACCTGGGCGGCGCCGCCGAACTTGGCGGGGATCAGCTGCTCACCGGGGTAGATCGGCACCAGCGCGAGCTGGTCGGTGAACAGGGAGGTGTCGGCCTGCGCGCCGTCGAGGACCTGGTCCGAGACGACCGGCTCGAGCGCGACCTTGCCGGCGGCCAGCGCGTCCTCGATCCGTTCGCCCTTGGCGATCGGTGCGGTCGCCCGCAGGACCTCCACCGTGGTGAAGCGGTCCTCGGCCCGCGCGTCCGCGCCGCGCACGTAGAGGAAGACCAGCACCGTGCCCAGCGCTGCGACGAGCGCCGCGGCGACGAGCAGGATCCTTCGTCGGTCCATCGACAGAACCTCTCCGTCCTGTGAGGGAACGTCGGGAGCCCCCTCCGACGGTCCAGCATTCCCATGACGGCACCGGCCTGCTCCCTCCCGAGCGGGCTGCGGCGCCGAGCACCGATGCTAGGCCCCCCGACCACTTCTCGTGGACGAATGGGACGGAACTGTCGAACCTCACCCCTCGGGGTGATCCGCCGGCAGGTTCCTCACGAGTAAAGAGCGTCGACGTCGCTGCGGAACTCGCGCATCACGACGTTCCGCTTCAGCTTCAGGCTCGGGGTGAGCTGTCCGCCCTCCTCGGTCCACTCCGCGGTGAGGATGGAGAACTTCCGGATCGACTCGGCCTTGGAGACCGCCTTGTTGGCGTCCTCGACCGCGGCCTCGATCTCGGCCCGCAGGTCGGCGTCGTCGACGAGCTCCTCGATGTCCGCGGACTTCCCGCGGGCCTCGGCCCACACCGGCAGCGCCTCGCGGTCGAGGGTGACCAGGGCGGCGATGAAGGGCTGGCCGTCGCCGACGACGACGCACTGGTCGACGAGGGCGTGGGCCCGCAGGCGGTCCTCGAGCACGGCCGGCGCGACGTTCTTGCCGCCGGCGGTGACGATGATCTCCTTCTTGCGGCCGGTGATCTTGACGAAGCCCTCCTCGTCGACCTCGCCGACGTCGCCGGTGTGGAACCAGCCGTCGGGCTCGAGCGCCTCGCGGCTGGCCTCCTCGTTCTCCCAGTAGCCGGCGAAGACCTGGCCGCCCTGGAAGAGCAGCTCGCCGTCGTCGGCGACCCGGACCGCGGTGCCCGGCAGCGGGCGACCCACGGACCCGATCTTCTGGGCGTCGGGGAGGTTGACGGTCAGCGCGGCGGTCGTCTCGGTGAGCCCGTAGCCCTCGAGGACGGTCAGCCCGATGCCGCGGTAGAAGTGGCCGAGCCGGTCACCGAGCGGCGCGCCGCCGGAGACCGCGAACTGGCAGCTGCCGCCGAGCGCGGTGAGCAGCTTGCCGTAGACGAGCTTGGCGAACAGCGCGTGCTGGGCGCGCACGGCCAGCGAGGGGCGGCCCTTGTCCAGGCCGCGGGACCACGCGATCGCGACGTCGGCGGCGCGGTTGAAGATCTTGCCGCGGCCCTCGGCGGTCGCCTTCTGCGAGGCGGTGTTGAAGACCTTCTCGAAGACGCGGGGCACCGCGAGGATGAACGTCGGCTGGAAGGACTGGAGGTCGGGCAGCAGGTTCTTGATGTCGGGGGAGTGGCCCATGCGGGCCCGCGACTTCACGCAGCCGACCTGGATGATCCGGGCGAAGACGTGGGCCAGCGGCAGGAACAGCAGCGTGGAGGCGCCGTCGGACTCAAAAAGTCGGTGCAGCTCGTCGACCGCGACGCCGAGCTCGAACATGAAGTTGCCGTGGGTGAGCATGCAGCCCTTGGGCCGGCCCGTGGTGCCCGAGGTGTAGATCAGGGTCGCGAGGTCCAGCGGCGTCGCCGTCGTACGCCGCTTCTCGAGGTCGTCGTCGGCGATGTCGGCGCCGAGGCGGCTCAGGACGTCGACGGCGTTGTCGCTCAGCGACCACACGTGGTTGAGCGCCTCGAGCCCGGAGCGGACCTCGCTGATCCGCGCCACGTGGTCGTCGCCCTCCGCGACGACCGCGCGGGCGCCGCTGTCGCGCAGGATCCACTCGATCTGCTCCGCGGAGGAGGTCTCGTAGATCGGCACCGTCACGGCGCCGGCGAACCAGATCGCGTAGTCGAGCAGCGTCCACTCGTAGCGGGTCTTGGAGATCAGGGCGACGCGGTCGCCGGTCTCGATGCCGGCCGCGACCAGCCCCTTGGCGACCGCCGAGACCTCGGCGAGGAACTCCGCTGCGGTGACGTCGTCCCAGCCGCCGCCGGCGGCGGGCCTGCTGAACACGACGGCGTCGGGCGCCTCCGCGGCGTTGCGCACCACGTCGTCGGTCAGGTTGCCCGTCCCCGGGACCTCGATCGTCAGGGGCGTGGAGAACTCCCGCACGCTGTACTCCTCCGGACACGTCGTTCAGACGCCCGAACGGACGCCCATCGCAGGCTACCGCCGCCCGGCGGGGGGCTTTTCATCCGGTACGCTGCCGCATCGATCCACCCGCCGACCCCGCTCAGCACCCGCGACCTCCAGGGGGACCCGCCATGGCCGAACAGACCACGTCGTCGATCACCGTCGACGCCGCGCCGGCCGAGGTGATGGCGGTGATCGCCGACTTCGCGGCGTACCCCGCGTGGGCCAAGGGCGTGCAGACGGCCGACGTCGTCTCGACCTACCCCGACGGCCGCGCCGAGCGGGTGTTCTTCGCCCTCGACGTCTCGCCGATCAAGGACGAGTACACCCTGGAGTACCAGTGGGACGGCGACCGCGAGGTCACCTGGACCCTGGTCGAGGGCAAGATGCTGCGCGCCCTCGACGGCGCCTACGTGCTCCGCGACCTCGGCGGCTCGACCGAGGTGACCTACCGGCTCGCCCTCGACGTCTCGATCCCGCTCATCGGGATGCTCAAGCGCAAGGGCGAGAAGATCCTCATCGACACGGCGCTGAAGGGTCTGAAGAAGCGCGTCGAGTCGCGCTGACGCGCCCGATGCGCCTCCTCCTCCTCACCGGCAAGGGCGGTGTCGGCAAGTCCACGGTCGCAGCCGGTACGGCGGCGCTCGCGGCCGCCGCCGGCCACCGCACGCTCGTGCTCTCCACCGACGCGGCCCACTCGCTGGCCGACGCGTTCGGGGCTCCGGTCGGGCCCGACCCGACCGAGGTCGCCGAGCGTCTCTTCGTCCAGCAGGTCGACGCCCAGCTGCGCTTCCAGGAGTCCTGGGGCGAGGTGCAGCGCTACCTCCTCTCGGTGCTCGACTCCGCGGGCGTCGACCGGCTCGCTGCCGAGGAGCTGACCGTCCTGCCCGGCGCCGAGGAGGTGCTGGCGCTGCTCGAGCTGCGCCTCCAGGTCCTCTCCGGCGCGTGGGACGTCGTGGTCGTGGACTGCGCCCCGACCGCGGAGACGTTGCGGCTGCTGGCGCTGCCCGAGGCGCTCGGCTGGTACATGGACCGCGTCCTGCCCACCCAGGCCCGCGTCGTCAAGGCGCTCAAGCCGGTGCTCAGCCGTGCCGCGGGCGTCCCGATGCCGGGCGGCTCGGTCTTCGAGGCCGTCGAGCGGCTGCACGCCGAGCTCGACGAGGTCCGCTCCCTGCTGCAGGGCCCCGACGCCAGCGTGCGGCTCGTGCTCACCCCGGAGTCCGTCGTCGTCGCCGAGGCCCGCCGCAGCTGGACCAGCCTCTCGCTCTACGGCTACCGCGTCGACGGCGTCGTGGCCAACCGCGTCTTCCCGCCCGCCGACGGCGACGCCTGGCGCGCGGGCTGGGTCGAGGCCCAGCAGCGCGTCCTCGCCGAGGTCGACCAGTCCTTCGTCGGGCTGCCCGTGTGGCGCTCGGCGTACCGCCCGGCCGAGCCGGTCGGCGTCGAGGCACTGCGCGCGCTCGCCGCGGAGGTGTACGCCGGCGCCGACCCGCTCGCGCTCCCCGCCGCCGACGGGCCGTTCCGGGTCTCGCGGACCGCCGAGGGCGCGGTGCTGCGGCTGCGGCTGCCGCTGGTCGCGCGCGACGACGTCGACCTGGCCCGCGCCCACGACGAGCTGGTGGTGACCGTCGGGTCCTACCGCCGCCCGATCACGCTGCCGGCCGCGCTGGTGCACCTCGAGGTCGCCGGCGCGCGCGTCGAGGACGGCGAGCTCCAGGTGCGGTTCCGCGACCCCCGCACGGCGTCCGCCCGGGGGGCGACCGCATGAGCGAGGACCACGGGCCCGGCCAGGAGCCTGGCCACGGGCCCGGCCAGGATCCCGGCGAGGGCGTGGGCAGCGTCGCCGAGGAGGCCGCCAAGCTCTTCGGCGCGCTCGGGGACTGGGCCCAGGACGAGGGCGCGGGCCTGGGTGCCGGGCTGGGCGCCGGCCTCTCGGGGTTCGCGGCGCAGGCCGCGGCGGCCGCCCACGGGCTCGACGAGCACCTCGCGACCGGTGCGCCCGAGTGCACGTGGTGCCCGGTGTGCCGCGCGGTCCAGGCCGTGCGACGCACGAGCCCGGAGGTGCGCGCCCACCTGGGCGCCGCCGCCTCCTCGCTGCTGCAGGCGGCCGCGGAGGCGATGGCCACCGCGGTGCCGCCCGACCGGCGCCCGCCCCCGGACGGCTCGCCGGGCGTGGAACGGATCGACCTGGACCCCGACGAGGGGGCCGACGACTGGCCGGAGGACGAGGGATGACGCTCACGTGTGGCGTGGACGTCGGCGGGACGAAGATCGCCGCCGGCGTCGTGGACAGCGAGGGCACGATCCTCGAGCAGGCGCGGGTGGAGTCGCCCGCGACCGACGCCGAGGCGATCGAGGACGCGATCGCCGGGCTGGTCCTGGACCTGCGCACCCGCCACGAGATCACGGCCGTCGGCGTCGGGGCGGCCGGCTACGTCGACAAGGCCCGCGCGGTGGTGATGTTCGCGCCGAACATCGCCTGGCGCGACGTACCGCTCAAGGCCGAGCTGGAGCAGCGCGTCGAGCTGCCGGTCGTGGTGGAGAACGACGCGAACGCCGCCGCCTGGGGCGAGTTCGTCTTCGGCGCCGGCCACGACGTCGACGACCTCATGCTCGTCACCGTCGGCACCGGCATCGGCGGCGGCATCGTGCTCGACGGCCAGCTGCACCGCGGAGCCTTCGGGGCCGGTGCGGAGATCGGCCACCTGCGGGTCGTCCCCGACGGCGTCCGCTGCGGCTGCGGCAACCGCGGCTGCTTCGAGCAGTACGCCAGTGGCTCGGCGCTCGTCCGCGACGCCCGCGCCGCGGCGGTCGAGGGGTCCCTCGCGGCCCGCGACCTGCTCGCCCGGGCGGGCGGTGACGCGCTGGCGATCACCGGACCCCTGATCACCGAGGCGGCGCGGGCGGGCGACCCGTTCGCGGTCGCGTCGCTGGCCGAGCTGGGCCGCTGGCTCGGCGAGGGCATCGCGTCGCTGGCCACCGTGCTCGACCCTGCGGTCGTGGTCGTCGGCGGCGGGGTCAGCGAGGCCGGCGAGCTGCTCCTCGGTCCCATCCGCACCGCGTTCATGGCCGAGCTGCCCGCGCGTGGCCACCGGCCCACGCTGGAGATCCGCCGCGCCCGGCTGGGCAACCGCGCGGGTCTCATCGGCGCCGCCGACCTCGCCCGCCGCTGAGGCCGGGCGCGTGAGCCTCCACATCGGCGTCGACGTCGGCGGCACCAAGGTGCTCGCCGCCGAGGTGGAGGCCGACGGCACCGTGCGGCGTACCGCTCGTCGGGCGACCCCCGGCCGCCGGGTCGACGCGGCCCTCGTGGAGCAGGCGCTGACCGAGGCCGTCGCGGAGGTCGCCGGCGGCCGGCCGGTCGACGGGGTGGGGCTCGCGGCGGCGGGCTTCGTCGACGCCGCCCGCGAGCGGGTGGTCTTCGCCCCCCACCTGCCCTGGCAGGGTGACGACGTACGCCGCCGGCTCGCCGAGCGGTGGGGCACCACGGTCGCCCTGGACAACGACGCCAACTGCGCCGCGCTCGCCGAGAGCGCGCTGGGCGCCGCCGTCGGGGTCGAGGACTTCCTGCTCGTCACGATGGGGACCGGGATCGGCGGGGCGGTCCTGCTCGGCGGCCGGGTCCGCCGGGGGCGCAACGGGATGGCCGGCGAGTTCGGCCACACCCAGGTCGTGCCCGACGGCCGCCCCTGCGAGTGCGGCGGCGCAGGCTGCTGGGAGCAGTACGCCAGCGGCAACGCGCTCGTCCGGCACGCCCGCAGCCGCCTGGGCCAGGAGCCCACCGTGCTCGAGGGGCTGTGCGGCGGGGACCCCGACGCGCTCGTCGGCCCGATGGTCACCGAGGCCGCGGCCGGCGGCGACGCG is a window encoding:
- a CDS encoding AMP-dependent synthetase/ligase encodes the protein MREFSTPLTIEVPGTGNLTDDVVRNAAEAPDAVVFSRPAAGGGWDDVTAAEFLAEVSAVAKGLVAAGIETGDRVALISKTRYEWTLLDYAIWFAGAVTVPIYETSSAEQIEWILRDSGARAVVAEGDDHVARISEVRSGLEALNHVWSLSDNAVDVLSRLGADIADDDLEKRRTTATPLDLATLIYTSGTTGRPKGCMLTHGNFMFELGVAVDELHRLFESDGASTLLFLPLAHVFARIIQVGCVKSRARMGHSPDIKNLLPDLQSFQPTFILAVPRVFEKVFNTASQKATAEGRGKIFNRAADVAIAWSRGLDKGRPSLAVRAQHALFAKLVYGKLLTALGGSCQFAVSGGAPLGDRLGHFYRGIGLTVLEGYGLTETTAALTVNLPDAQKIGSVGRPLPGTAVRVADDGELLFQGGQVFAGYWENEEASREALEPDGWFHTGDVGEVDEEGFVKITGRKKEIIVTAGGKNVAPAVLEDRLRAHALVDQCVVVGDGQPFIAALVTLDREALPVWAEARGKSADIEELVDDADLRAEIEAAVEDANKAVSKAESIRKFSILTAEWTEEGGQLTPSLKLKRNVVMREFRSDVDALYS
- a CDS encoding SRPBCC family protein, with the protein product MAEQTTSSITVDAAPAEVMAVIADFAAYPAWAKGVQTADVVSTYPDGRAERVFFALDVSPIKDEYTLEYQWDGDREVTWTLVEGKMLRALDGAYVLRDLGGSTEVTYRLALDVSIPLIGMLKRKGEKILIDTALKGLKKRVESR
- a CDS encoding ROK family protein — encoded protein: MSLHIGVDVGGTKVLAAEVEADGTVRRTARRATPGRRVDAALVEQALTEAVAEVAGGRPVDGVGLAAAGFVDAARERVVFAPHLPWQGDDVRRRLAERWGTTVALDNDANCAALAESALGAAVGVEDFLLVTMGTGIGGAVLLGGRVRRGRNGMAGEFGHTQVVPDGRPCECGGAGCWEQYASGNALVRHARSRLGQEPTVLEGLCGGDPDALVGPMVTEAAAGGDAVALAAFASVGDWLGVGIANLVASFDPPLVVVGGGVSAAGDLLLEPARRALARSLVGAPHRSLPPVVRARFGPEAGVVGGALLVRGR
- a CDS encoding ROK family glucokinase, coding for MTLTCGVDVGGTKIAAGVVDSEGTILEQARVESPATDAEAIEDAIAGLVLDLRTRHEITAVGVGAAGYVDKARAVVMFAPNIAWRDVPLKAELEQRVELPVVVENDANAAAWGEFVFGAGHDVDDLMLVTVGTGIGGGIVLDGQLHRGAFGAGAEIGHLRVVPDGVRCGCGNRGCFEQYASGSALVRDARAAAVEGSLAARDLLARAGGDALAITGPLITEAARAGDPFAVASLAELGRWLGEGIASLATVLDPAVVVVGGGVSEAGELLLGPIRTAFMAELPARGHRPTLEIRRARLGNRAGLIGAADLARR
- a CDS encoding ArsA family ATPase, with translation MRLLLLTGKGGVGKSTVAAGTAALAAAAGHRTLVLSTDAAHSLADAFGAPVGPDPTEVAERLFVQQVDAQLRFQESWGEVQRYLLSVLDSAGVDRLAAEELTVLPGAEEVLALLELRLQVLSGAWDVVVVDCAPTAETLRLLALPEALGWYMDRVLPTQARVVKALKPVLSRAAGVPMPGGSVFEAVERLHAELDEVRSLLQGPDASVRLVLTPESVVVAEARRSWTSLSLYGYRVDGVVANRVFPPADGDAWRAGWVEAQQRVLAEVDQSFVGLPVWRSAYRPAEPVGVEALRALAAEVYAGADPLALPAADGPFRVSRTAEGAVLRLRLPLVARDDVDLARAHDELVVTVGSYRRPITLPAALVHLEVAGARVEDGELQVRFRDPRTASARGATA
- a CDS encoding CpaF family protein yields the protein MSSLSERLAAARRADAAGSPGTDAGPTAADVATDPAVAPALSPAPAGRKPDPAPRRTLGASQTDRIEELKASVHAELLQELGPHLYDADMDQDELDQRVRTVLADVLSSQDRPLSSSDRARVTQEISDDILGYGPIQPFLRDPDVSEVMVNGHSSIWLEKSGRLQPADAHFLDEAHLRRTIDKIVSRIGRRVDESSPMVDARLPDGSRVNAVVPPLAVDGSALTIRKFATDPLTAEDLVRFGSLTPQTRDFLDACVRGRLNIIVSGSTGAGKTTTLNVLSSFIPSDERIVTIEDAAELQLKQDHVVRLESRPANIEGKGAVHIRDLVRNSLRMRPDRIIVGEVRDASALDMLQAMNTGHDGSICTLHSNGPRDTLSRMETMVLMAGMDLPVRAIREQVASAVDLIVHQTRFKDGTRRITHITEVERMEGDVITLQDIFVFDSSAGFDGQGRTLGRLRPTGLRPRFLDKMTYANVSVDPMLFATDRL
- the cpaB gene encoding Flp pilus assembly protein CpaB, giving the protein MDRRRILLVAAALVAALGTVLVFLYVRGADARAEDRFTTVEVLRATAPIAKGERIEDALAAGKVALEPVVSDQVLDGAQADTSLFTDQLALVPIYPGEQLIPAKFGGAAQVSADTGLQLQKGQVTATVNLTDTARVAGFVNPGSQVAVFFNGADPTSGQPFTRLLLPRATVLAVGSTTPVSTTTTDQTGQQTVEQLPRTLITLALSQEQAERVMFAQGNGELAFALVGEGTTVRPGPAVTNQNLFR
- a CDS encoding AAA family ATPase, which codes for MPVVVDPENATLGALLAGLPAGAQGVLSVDRMHGWLTQHTDEYVVVLGPHLALADTVAVCEGLRTTRPTVSVVLVRDELDTATLAGAMKAGARDVVQTADVPALEAAVDRAYQLHLALRGPTGAAHVGRVVTVFSPKGGVGKTTMAVNLALALTEQGARKVCLVDLDLGFGDVAITMQLFPTHSIEHAVGAEDSLDAAMLEGLLTRHQESLMVLAAPAHPDVRDRITAALVTRVLRTLRETFDHVVVDTAPAFDEQTLTALDETDECVIVATLDVPTLKNVKVALETLEMLDIARGHRHLLLNRADDAVGIGPDKVEAILGMGVAAQVESSIDIAAATNAGTPIVLENPAHQSSTAIRALAARLAGDTVAAPRSAAASSLEDPPAESEKPARRFRLRR